Genomic window (Streptomyces yatensis):
GGCATCTACCCCGAGGCCGAGCGGCTCGGCTACGACGTCCTGCTCTCCGCGACCGCTCAGGGGCGGGGTGAGACCAAGGCCGTCGAGGCGCTGCTCGGCCACCGCTGCGAGGCGGTGATCCTCCTCGGCCCCGACGCGCAGCCCGCGGACATCGACGCGCTGGGACACCGCACGGTCACCGTCTCCGTCGGCCGCCGGGTGCCCCACGCCCGCGTCGACAGCGTGCACACGGCCGAGGGCAAGGGCGTACGGCAGGCCATGGAGCACCTCGTCGAACTGGGCCACCGCCGGATCGTGCACATCGACGGCGCCCGCGGACCGGGTTCGGCCGAGCGCCGCCGCGCCTACCGTGCGGCGATGCGCCGCCATGGCCTGGAGCCGGAACTGCGGGTGATCCCCGGCGACCACACCGAGCAGTCGGGCATCGAGACGGGACGACTGCTGCTGGACGAGCGCGACGGCGGCCGGCCCCTGCCGACCGCGGTCCTCGCGGGCAACGACCGTTGCGCGATGGGGCTGT
Coding sequences:
- a CDS encoding LacI family DNA-binding transcriptional regulator yields the protein MADVAERAGVSRALVSIVFRDQPGASPLTRDRVLRVADEIGYRPDSAARLLARGRSRTLGVMFTVHQPFHADLVEGIYPEAERLGYDVLLSATAQGRGETKAVEALLGHRCEAVILLGPDAQPADIDALGHRTVTVSVGRRVPHARVDSVHTAEGKGVRQAMEHLVELGHRRIVHIDGARGPGSAERRRAYRAAMRRHGLEPELRVIPGDHTEQSGIETGRLLLDERDGGRPLPTAVLAGNDRCAMGLLMTLTRAGVDVPRDLSVVGYDDSHLSHLMPIGLTTVRQDAVLIAEYAVRFAVERLEGAAPEPREAVLDPKLTVRGTSGPPPESVGAGDR